The following are from one region of the Plutella xylostella chromosome 21, ilPluXylo3.1, whole genome shotgun sequence genome:
- the LOC105384623 gene encoding A-kinase anchor protein 17A isoform X3 has translation MIQVCRDTSDAVALYLPQRLYLKPFAKLNISVQLPTQKVHGKAISNWELMEKLRKIIQPESFSSLKVSKHSSEVIRFDAELEKRNKLETVLSRLEDRVVQLNDYPESLRVRASEAKSDFPIRYSWDSFFRDATDMDEMKPGERPDTVHISNLPIRWFIHDRARDDDAPQESIFKKVFEKYGSVRQVDVPAADPFRMQMKSSMRGITTPPQDAALYFEGYVQFSEYVSFVRCMDALRGHKLLRKKDDIAEWCTIKVDFDKTKHMTDAAVKRRGIVRERLITRQRAKDDEEKQEKDKIAKKEAKERQKHEKVERDKLERMKEREERRKRKQLAKLIQKDNVDVSSVALEEEQKLLKVQKKLQAIRLMEELFKRIELRQEPRGSGTQRAGEAAARARVVDRMRRQQETLLDSQRERYRQALDGRIVIRTALETKKPKPRASSVSSLSSDDARGDRHKRIKTEKLTTPEREIEYKKALGMYGMPHPYGFGYPFPPAVPPGVPGYPYPQTSMYYPAVQGAYYPPPPEYAPRRPYRGRGRGRGRGRPYDHHYSSRYNQEDNSRNEHDDRARSRSRSRSRSRSRRRSRRRSYSRSRSRSRRSRSRRSRSRSRRSRSRHSRSRSRKRSRSRSRSRRRSTPREKQRTPSPAPPADRASVDSSKFVSPKTMRRQRSRSKSWSLPKEGDNGKAWSKSPSAQKKDD, from the exons ATGATTCAGGTTTGTAGGGACACTTCAGACGCTGTAGCGCTGTATCTGCCTCAGCGTTTGTACTTGAAACCCTTTGCAAAGCTAAACATTTCTGTCCAGCTCCCCACACAGAAGGTCCACGGCAAGGCGATCTCCAACTGGGAGTTAATGGAGAAATTAAGAAAAATTATCCAACCTGAAAGTTTTTCTTCATTAAAAGTGTCAAAACATAGTTCTGAAGTGATACGGTTCGACGCGGAACTCGAGAAGCGAAACAAGCTAGAGACTGTATTGTCAAGATTAGAGGACAGGGTCGTCCAACTCAATGACTATCCAGAGTCTCTCCGAGTGCGGGCCTCAGAAGCCAAGTCAGATTTCCCAATTAGATATTCGTGGGATTCGTTTTTCCGCGATGCAACAGACATGGATGAAATGAAGCCTGGAGAAAGGCCTGATACTGTGCATATAAGCAACTTACCAATCAGATGGTTCATACATGACAGAGCTCGGGATGATGATGCCCCTCAGGAAAGCATCTTCAAGAAAGTGTTTGAGAAATATGGGTCTGTGCGGCAGGTAGATGTGCCCGCCGCTGATCCATTCCGTATGCAGATGAAGTCTTCCATGCGGGGGATCACTACGCCTCCGCAAGACGCAGCCTTGTACTTTGAAGGCTATGTGCAGTTCAGTGAGTATGTCAGCTTTGTTCGCTGCATGGATGCATTGAGAGGCCACAAGCTACTGAGAAAGAAGGATGACATAGCAGAATGGTGCACCATCAAAGTAGACTTTGACAAGACAAAGCACATGACTGATGCTGCTGTCAAAAGAAGAGGGATTGTAAGGGAAAGACTCATCACAAGACAGAGAGCTAAAGATGACGAGGAAAAGCAGGAGAAGGATAAAATTGCTAAAAAAGAAGCTAAAGAAAG ACAAAAGCACGAGAAGGTTGAGCGCGACAAGCTGGAACGCATGAAGGAGCGCGAGGAGCGGCGGAAGAGGAAGCAGCTCGCCAAGCTCATACAGAAGGACAATGTGGATGTCAGCAGCGTGGCCCTTGAAGAAGAACAGAAGCTGTTGAAAGTGCAGAAGAAGCTGCAGGCCATTAGGCTGATGGAGGAGCTGTTTAAGAGAATTGAG CTCCGTCAAGAGCCGCGCGGGTCAGGCACCCAGCGCGCgggcgaggcggcggcgcgcgcgcgcgtGGTGGACCGCATGCGGAGACAGCAGGAGACCCTGCTGGACAGCCAGCGGGAGCGCTACCGACAGGCACTCGATG GTCGGATAGTGATCCGCACGGCTCTGGAAACCAAGAAGCCGAAGCCTCGAGCATCCTCCGTGAGCTCCCTGTCTTCAGACGACGCGCGGGGTGATAGACACAAGCGCATCAAGACTGAGAAACTCACCACGCCGGAGCGAGAGATCGAGTATAAGAAAGCGc TGGGCATGTACGGGATGCCGCACCCGTACGGCTTCGGCTACCCGTTCCCGCCCGCCGTCCCGCCCGGCGTGCCCGGCTACCCCTACCCGCAAA CATCCATGTACTACCCGGCGGTGCAAGGAGCGTActacccgccgccgccggagtATGCCCCCCGGCGCCCCTACCGCGgccgggggcgcgggcgcggccgcGGTCGGCCGTATGACCATCACTATAG TTCTAGATACAACCAAGAGGACAACAGTCGCAACGAGCACGACGACCGCGCGCGGTCGCGTTCGCGCTCGCGTTCTCGCTCGCGGTCGCGGCGGCGCTCGCGCAGGCGCTCGTACTCGAGGTCGAGGTCACGGTCGCGCCGCTCGCGCAGCCGGAGGTCAAGGTCGCGCAGTCGAAGGTCTAG AAGCCGTCACTCTCGCTCGCGATCTCGCAAGCGTTCCCGCTC CCGCTCCCGCTCCCGCCGGCGCTCCACGCCGCGAGAGAAACAGAGGACGCccagccccgcgccgcccgccgacAG AGCCAGCGTGGACAGCAGTAAGTTCGTGTCTCCCAAGACGATGCGGCGGCAGCGGTCCCGCTCCAAGAGCTGGTCCCTGCCCAAGGAAGGAGATAACGGCAAGGCCTGGTCCAAGAGTCCCAGCGCTCAGAAGAAAGATGATtga
- the LOC105384623 gene encoding A-kinase anchor protein 17A isoform X6, whose protein sequence is MEKLRKIIQPESFSSLKVSKHSSEVIRFDAELEKRNKLETVLSRLEDRVVQLNDYPESLRVRASEAKSDFPIRYSWDSFFRDATDMDEMKPGERPDTVHISNLPIRWFIHDRARDDDAPQESIFKKVFEKYGSVRQVDVPAADPFRMQMKSSMRGITTPPQDAALYFEGYVQFSEYVSFVRCMDALRGHKLLRKKDDIAEWCTIKVDFDKTKHMTDAAVKRRGIVRERLITRQRAKDDEEKQEKDKIAKKEAKERQKDTVSRIIFHSLRQKHEKVERDKLERMKEREERRKRKQLAKLIQKDNVDVSSVALEEEQKLLKVQKKLQAIRLMEELFKRIELRQEPRGSGTQRAGEAAARARVVDRMRRQQETLLDSQRERYRQALDGRIVIRTALETKKPKPRASSVSSLSSDDARGDRHKRIKTEKLTTPEREIEYKKALGMYGMPHPYGFGYPFPPAVPPGVPGYPYPQTSMYYPAVQGAYYPPPPEYAPRRPYRGRGRGRGRGRPYDHHYSSRYNQEDNSRNEHDDRARSRSRSRSRSRSRRRSRRRSYSRSRSRSRRSRSRRSRSRSRRSRSRHSRSRSRKRSRSRSRSRRRSTPREKQRTPSPAPPADRASVDSSKFVSPKTMRRQRSRSKSWSLPKEGDNGKAWSKSPSAQKKDD, encoded by the exons ATGGAGAAATTAAGAAAAATTATCCAACCTGAAAGTTTTTCTTCATTAAAAGTGTCAAAACATAGTTCTGAAGTGATACGGTTCGACGCGGAACTCGAGAAGCGAAACAAGCTAGAGACTGTATTGTCAAGATTAGAGGACAGGGTCGTCCAACTCAATGACTATCCAGAGTCTCTCCGAGTGCGGGCCTCAGAAGCCAAGTCAGATTTCCCAATTAGATATTCGTGGGATTCGTTTTTCCGCGATGCAACAGACATGGATGAAATGAAGCCTGGAGAAAGGCCTGATACTGTGCATATAAGCAACTTACCAATCAGATGGTTCATACATGACAGAGCTCGGGATGATGATGCCCCTCAGGAAAGCATCTTCAAGAAAGTGTTTGAGAAATATGGGTCTGTGCGGCAGGTAGATGTGCCCGCCGCTGATCCATTCCGTATGCAGATGAAGTCTTCCATGCGGGGGATCACTACGCCTCCGCAAGACGCAGCCTTGTACTTTGAAGGCTATGTGCAGTTCAGTGAGTATGTCAGCTTTGTTCGCTGCATGGATGCATTGAGAGGCCACAAGCTACTGAGAAAGAAGGATGACATAGCAGAATGGTGCACCATCAAAGTAGACTTTGACAAGACAAAGCACATGACTGATGCTGCTGTCAAAAGAAGAGGGATTGTAAGGGAAAGACTCATCACAAGACAGAGAGCTAAAGATGACGAGGAAAAGCAGGAGAAGGATAAAATTGCTAAAAAAGAAGCTAAAGAAAG ACAAAAAGATACTGTCTCACGTATCATTTTTCATTCTTTAAGACAAAAGCACGAGAAGGTTGAGCGCGACAAGCTGGAACGCATGAAGGAGCGCGAGGAGCGGCGGAAGAGGAAGCAGCTCGCCAAGCTCATACAGAAGGACAATGTGGATGTCAGCAGCGTGGCCCTTGAAGAAGAACAGAAGCTGTTGAAAGTGCAGAAGAAGCTGCAGGCCATTAGGCTGATGGAGGAGCTGTTTAAGAGAATTGAG CTCCGTCAAGAGCCGCGCGGGTCAGGCACCCAGCGCGCgggcgaggcggcggcgcgcgcgcgcgtGGTGGACCGCATGCGGAGACAGCAGGAGACCCTGCTGGACAGCCAGCGGGAGCGCTACCGACAGGCACTCGATG GTCGGATAGTGATCCGCACGGCTCTGGAAACCAAGAAGCCGAAGCCTCGAGCATCCTCCGTGAGCTCCCTGTCTTCAGACGACGCGCGGGGTGATAGACACAAGCGCATCAAGACTGAGAAACTCACCACGCCGGAGCGAGAGATCGAGTATAAGAAAGCGc TGGGCATGTACGGGATGCCGCACCCGTACGGCTTCGGCTACCCGTTCCCGCCCGCCGTCCCGCCCGGCGTGCCCGGCTACCCCTACCCGCAAA CATCCATGTACTACCCGGCGGTGCAAGGAGCGTActacccgccgccgccggagtATGCCCCCCGGCGCCCCTACCGCGgccgggggcgcgggcgcggccgcGGTCGGCCGTATGACCATCACTATAG TTCTAGATACAACCAAGAGGACAACAGTCGCAACGAGCACGACGACCGCGCGCGGTCGCGTTCGCGCTCGCGTTCTCGCTCGCGGTCGCGGCGGCGCTCGCGCAGGCGCTCGTACTCGAGGTCGAGGTCACGGTCGCGCCGCTCGCGCAGCCGGAGGTCAAGGTCGCGCAGTCGAAGGTCTAG AAGCCGTCACTCTCGCTCGCGATCTCGCAAGCGTTCCCGCTC CCGCTCCCGCTCCCGCCGGCGCTCCACGCCGCGAGAGAAACAGAGGACGCccagccccgcgccgcccgccgacAG AGCCAGCGTGGACAGCAGTAAGTTCGTGTCTCCCAAGACGATGCGGCGGCAGCGGTCCCGCTCCAAGAGCTGGTCCCTGCCCAAGGAAGGAGATAACGGCAAGGCCTGGTCCAAGAGTCCCAGCGCTCAGAAGAAAGATGATtga